From Bacteroidota bacterium, a single genomic window includes:
- a CDS encoding cold shock domain-containing protein produces MAKSQQSFGKKEREKKRLKKKQDKALRKEERKANSKEGGNWEDMIAYVDEFGNITDTPPDPDKKKKKIDASSIVLGIPKKEEVFVDPIKKGKIDFFNDSKGFGFIKEQDTQEKYFVHINGLIDKVVEGDKVTFELEQGMKGMNAVRVKKA; encoded by the coding sequence ATGGCAAAATCACAACAATCCTTTGGGAAAAAAGAACGAGAAAAGAAACGTTTGAAGAAAAAGCAAGATAAAGCGTTAAGAAAGGAAGAACGCAAAGCAAATTCCAAAGAAGGAGGTAATTGGGAAGATATGATTGCCTATGTTGATGAATTTGGTAATATAACAGATACGCCACCGGATCCTGATAAAAAGAAGAAAAAGATAGACGCTTCGAGTATTGTACTTGGAATTCCAAAAAAGGAAGAAGTATTTGTTGATCCAATAAAAAAAGGTAAGATTGATTTTTTCAATGACTCTAAAGGTTTCGGGTTCATTAAAGAGCAGGATACTCAGGAAAAATATTTTGTACACATCAACGGTTTAATTGATAAAGTTGTTGAAGGAGATAAAGTTACTTTTGAACTTGAACAAGGTATGAAAGGTATGAACGCTGTAAGAGTTAAAAAAGCTTAG
- a CDS encoding phosphoenolpyruvate carboxylase, with translation MQNSRKKILDTFNNSVANKYHIYNSLFLKLPFDDVQRVGELLPLLGRHCESGYKKEKSPFEIVKTFFDNNNGHFKSEKDQISALFKVIQYIERQIVLFDSVEDASYTENHDMNGIGTIKNLASEADYLKSKDKLRKKLEDFKVRLVLTAHPTQFYPGSVLGIITDLSNAIAENDLRLIEKLLQQLGKTKFIKKVKPTPYDEAVRLIWYLENVFYHSISNVANRIDLYVFDGKGVPENSFVDLGFWPGGDRDGNPYVDAETTLKVADKLRSTIFRCYYRDIRDLKRRLTFDVVDIEIADLQEKIFENSYHQPNHPTISYPEFINRLEQIKDILINKHNGLFVDDVQALINKVKIFGYHFAGLDIRQDSRIHTGVIDNIVTYYKKSGKSILPANYSSLDDSDKIEILMNVEDRLNPLLFEDKITKDTLESIYAIRQIQDKNGEKGAHRYIISNNQSTVNILEVYAMFNLCGWKKKDLSVDIIPLFETIDDLGNAPDIMDEIFSNPDYMDHLSRRGRKQTIMLGFSDGTKDGGYLMANWSIYKAKEALTEIARKYDIDVVFFDGRGGPPARGGGETHKFYSSLGKTIENNEIQITIQGQTISANFGTVNSAQYNIEQLLSAGLSNEIFENDTNSLNADMKQVIDRLAKDGLNKYLKLKAHDKFIPYLEKISTLKYYGKTNIGSRPSKRSKSSKLKFDDLRAIPFVGSWSQLKQNVPGYYGVGTALKNLEDKGELDKAVDLYQNSKFFKALIDNSMVSLTKSFFPLTKYLQENKEFGDFWNIIYSEYNTTVEMIKKISNSSNLMEYLPSRRESIKLREQIVLPLLTIQQYALLRLEELYVDSVSNEDLIKIYEMIVIRSLYGNINASRNSV, from the coding sequence ATGCAAAATTCTAGAAAAAAGATATTGGATACCTTCAATAATTCGGTTGCAAACAAATACCATATATATAACAGTTTGTTTCTGAAACTTCCTTTCGATGATGTACAAAGAGTAGGGGAGCTATTGCCTCTGTTGGGACGTCATTGTGAAAGCGGTTATAAGAAAGAAAAAAGTCCATTTGAAATAGTAAAAACCTTCTTTGACAATAATAATGGTCATTTCAAAAGTGAAAAGGATCAGATTTCAGCTCTTTTTAAGGTTATTCAGTATATAGAGCGACAGATAGTACTTTTCGATTCAGTTGAAGACGCTTCTTATACTGAGAATCATGATATGAATGGTATCGGTACAATTAAGAATCTGGCTTCTGAAGCTGATTATTTAAAATCAAAAGATAAACTTAGAAAAAAACTCGAAGATTTTAAAGTAAGACTTGTTCTTACAGCTCATCCAACACAATTTTATCCGGGTTCCGTTTTAGGAATTATTACTGATTTGAGTAATGCTATTGCTGAAAATGATTTAAGATTAATAGAAAAACTCCTTCAGCAGTTAGGAAAAACTAAGTTTATAAAAAAAGTAAAACCTACGCCTTATGATGAGGCCGTAAGGTTAATTTGGTACCTCGAAAATGTATTTTATCATTCAATAAGCAATGTGGCAAACAGGATCGATCTATATGTTTTCGACGGTAAAGGAGTTCCGGAGAATTCATTTGTAGATTTAGGGTTTTGGCCGGGAGGTGACCGTGACGGGAATCCGTATGTGGATGCAGAAACTACTCTAAAGGTTGCAGACAAACTGCGTTCAACAATATTCCGCTGTTATTATAGAGATATTCGAGATTTAAAAAGAAGACTGACCTTTGATGTAGTTGATATTGAAATTGCGGATTTACAGGAAAAAATATTTGAAAATTCTTATCATCAGCCTAACCATCCAACAATTTCATATCCTGAATTTATTAACCGTTTGGAGCAAATCAAAGATATTCTGATAAATAAGCACAACGGTTTATTTGTAGATGATGTTCAGGCTTTAATTAATAAAGTGAAAATTTTCGGATATCATTTTGCCGGCCTGGATATTAGACAGGATTCCAGAATACATACCGGAGTGATAGATAATATAGTAACTTATTACAAAAAATCGGGGAAATCAATTCTTCCCGCCAACTACAGTAGTCTGGATGATTCTGATAAGATAGAAATTTTGATGAATGTAGAAGACAGGCTGAACCCTTTACTTTTTGAAGATAAAATAACTAAGGATACTCTTGAATCTATTTACGCAATAAGACAGATTCAGGACAAAAATGGTGAAAAAGGAGCACATAGATACATAATAAGCAACAATCAGTCGACAGTAAATATTTTGGAAGTTTATGCCATGTTTAACTTATGTGGCTGGAAAAAGAAAGATTTATCAGTTGATATTATTCCACTGTTCGAGACTATAGACGATCTGGGCAATGCACCGGATATTATGGATGAAATATTCTCAAACCCCGATTACATGGATCATTTGAGCCGTCGGGGAAGAAAACAGACTATAATGCTTGGTTTTTCCGATGGAACAAAAGATGGCGGATACCTGATGGCTAATTGGTCTATTTATAAGGCTAAGGAAGCTTTAACCGAAATTGCAAGAAAATACGATATTGATGTAGTATTTTTTGATGGGAGGGGAGGTCCACCCGCCAGAGGAGGAGGAGAAACTCATAAGTTTTATTCATCTCTGGGAAAGACTATAGAGAACAATGAAATTCAAATTACAATTCAGGGACAAACTATTTCTGCTAATTTTGGTACGGTAAATTCAGCGCAATATAATATAGAGCAATTATTGAGCGCCGGGTTGTCGAATGAAATATTTGAAAACGATACTAATTCACTCAATGCCGACATGAAACAAGTCATAGACAGACTTGCCAAAGATGGCTTAAATAAATACTTGAAGCTAAAAGCCCATGATAAATTTATTCCGTATCTCGAAAAGATCTCCACACTTAAGTATTATGGAAAAACAAATATCGGAAGCAGACCTTCGAAAAGGTCTAAATCGTCAAAGTTGAAATTTGATGATCTCAGAGCAATCCCGTTTGTTGGTTCATGGAGTCAATTAAAACAAAATGTTCCCGGATATTATGGAGTTGGTACAGCATTGAAAAATCTTGAAGATAAAGGAGAACTTGATAAAGCCGTTGATCTTTATCAGAATTCGAAATTTTTTAAGGCTTTGATAGATAACAGTATGGTGTCATTAACAAAATCATTTTTCCCTTTGACTAAATATCTGCAGGAGAATAAAGAATTCGGTGATTTTTGGAATATAATTTATTCTGAGTACAATACGACAGTCGAAATGATCAAGAAAATTTCTAACTCCAGTAATTTGATGGAGTATTTGCCGAGCAGAAGAGAATCAATAAAGCTTAGAGAACAAATTGTTTTACCATTATTAACTATACAGCAGTATGCGTTGCTCAGATTAGAAGAACTTTACGTAGACTCAGTATCTAATGAAGATTTAATTAAAATTTATGAAATGATCGTCATTAGGTCATTGTATGGTAATATTAATGCCAGTAGAAACTCTGTTTAG